One genomic window of Elaeis guineensis isolate ETL-2024a chromosome 2, EG11, whole genome shotgun sequence includes the following:
- the LOC105057876 gene encoding LOW QUALITY PROTEIN: chorismate mutase 1, chloroplastic (The sequence of the model RefSeq protein was modified relative to this genomic sequence to represent the inferred CDS: inserted 1 base in 1 codon), whose translation MELKLSNRSSFSSSPIKGKLFRPSIPRLFGVPMPRTMGRPNIGHLVSSSPGMKLHSIQSSTKPVRLEKERVDQSEILTLDGIRHSLIRQEDTIIFNLLERAQFCYNADTYNHNVFHMDGFDGSLVEFMVRETEKLHSQVGRYKSPDEHPFFPEALPEPMLPPIQYPKVLHPVADTININKTIWDMYFSDLLPRLVKEGNDGNCGSSAVCDTICLQALSKRIHYGKFVAEAKFQEAPXVYEPAIKAQDGEQLMRLLTYESVETAIKKRVEVKARIFGQEITVGENNAPPVYKITPSLVAELYGHWIMPLTKEVQVEYLLRRLD comes from the exons ATGGAGTTGAAGCTCTCGAATCGGTCCTCCTTTTCTTCATCTCCAATCAAGGGCAAGCTCTTTAGGCCTTCGATCCCGCGCCTCTTCGGCGTCCCGATGCCTAGAACCATGGGAAGACCGAACATCGGTCATCTTGTATCATCCTCGCCGGGGATGAAGCTCCATTCAATCCAAAGCTCTACGAAGCCTGTCAG GCTGGAGAAGGAAAGAGTAGATCAAAGTGAAATATTAACCCTTGATGGAATAAGGCACTCATTGATTCGCCAAGAAGATACAATTATATTTAACCTTTTGGAGAGAGCGCAATTTTGCTATAATGCTGATACATACAATCACAATGTGTTCCACATGGATGGTTTTGATGGCTCGTTGGTTGAGTTTATGGTCAGGGAAACAGAAAAGCTCCACTCACAG GTTGGCAGATACAAGAGCCCAGATGAGCATCCTTTCTTCCCAGAAGCTCTGCCTGAACCTATGTTGCCACCAATTCAGTATCCAAAG GTTCTGCATCCAGTTGCTGATACCATCAACATAAATAAGACGATATGGGACATGTACTTCAGTGACTTACTTCCAAGATTGGTTAAAGAAGGAAATGATGGCAACTGCGGATCTAGTGCTGTTTGTGACaccatttgtttgcag GCTCTGTCAAAGAGAATCCACTACGGCAAGTTTGTGGCTGAGGCCAAGTTCCAAGAGGCAC GTGTCTATGAACCTGCGATAAAAGCACAA GATGGGGAACAGCTGATGCGTTTGCTGACATATGAATCAGTAGAAACAGCAATCAAAAAGAGAGTAGAAGTAAAGGCTAGAATCTTTGGGCAGGAGATCACTGTTGGTGAGAACAATGCCCCACCAGTATATAAAATAACACCAAGTTTAGTTGCCGAGCTCTATGGCCACTGGATTATGCCCCTGACTAAGGAAGTTCAAGTGGAGTACTTGCTAAGGAGGCTGGACTAA